TTCTTAGATAGTTAGAATTTTAGACTAACTTAGATTTCTTAGAATTACAAAATAAAGAAACCCACTTCATTGAAGTGGGTTTTGTTTTTTTATCTTATTATTATTTTAAACAATCTAAAATCTAAATAAATCTAAGCTAGTCTAAAAGTCTAAAAAGTCTAAGCAAGTCTAACGTAAAACTACATCTTTCACCACGTCACGCCCTAATTCTTCATTAATCATCTTAACGATTTTCGATTTTCCGTGACTTAATTCTTCTCTCAAAACCGCCGATCCAAGCTCAACATACAACGTACTGCCTTTTAGCACAACATTTTTAGTGTACGTGTTTACTCCATTTCCCATCAACTGTCTCCACGCCTCTTTCACATCAATCTGATCCATTCCGGGCTGTAATTTATTTACCTGGATTATCTGTTGCAAAACAGCCCCAATCGTACTTTGATTATTTAGTCTTTTTGCCATCGTTTAATAAATTTATTGGTCCTGCTTTTTTATAATGATACTCTTTTTTCTCCTGATTTTTCACCACCAATTCCTTATCCGAAATCGAAATCAATTCTTCACTCCACTTTGCATAATCCGTTTTGTAATCTAAAAAAACCTGATTATCCTTAAACCGAACCGAAACATTTTCAAAAGAATCACTCGTTAAAAAAGTTCCATCAAATTGCGGCATTACTTTCTTTCGAATTCCTTTATTATTTTTAATTTCAAAAAAATCAAAGCTTTCATTCACACCATAATCCTTTTGTTCACCCTTATCAAAAACCACTTTTTCGATTTCCCAATAACCATTAAGTTTTGCAATATCCGTTGGTTTAATTTCCTGCTTGCAACTCACAAACAAGAGTAACAAAGCCAAAATTATAAAAGTGTTTTTCATAGTTTATTATATTAAAATTCAATTACTTCAATCTTATTTAAATTAAGAATCAGGAGCTATTTCCTGCTGTACGCTATATCTTTTATGTCTCCCGAAGCCTCGGGACCGCCATAAAAGGATACCGCTTCCATCAGGGCTAGGGCTCCAATTTTCAAAAGAGATTTTTTGCGAACTACAAAGTTAAACTTATAAAACTCAAAAGAAATAAAAATATGCAAAACCAATTAAACTATTTTACATATTTTTAGTCAAACTCCAAACCAAAACCAAAAAACCATGACTAAAACAATTTGTATAATCCTGACAATCTTCGCATTTGCAGGATGTAGTTCAGACCAAACTGAAACAACACCTACTCCAACTGAAAGTATGTATTTCCCTCCATTAACAGGAAATACTTGGAAAACAAAATCTCTTACAGATCTAAAATGGAATCAAGCTGCCGTTCAGCCACTTTTAGATTATTTAGAACTCAAACATTCTAAATCGTTTATTATTCTAGTAAATGGGCAAATTGTAATGGAAAATTATTTCAATGGTCATTCCGCAACTACAAATTGGTATTGGGCAAGTGCAGGAAAAACACTAACATCAACCATGACCGGAATTGCACAACAAGAAAATTTACTTGACATCAATAATAAAGTTTCACAATATATCGGAACCGGTTGGACAAGCGAAACATTAGCACAAGAAAACTTAATTACGTGCAAAAACCTTCTTACAATGACTTCAGGACTTGATGACAGTACAGACGATGTCGATCCTGCAAGTTTAATCTACAAGGCCGATTCAGGAAAACGTTGGGCATATCATAATGTATATGTAAAACTCCAGGATGTTGTAGCAAAAGCAAGCGGGCAAACCTGGTCAACCTATTTCAATACCAAATTAAGAGACAAAATTGGCATGGATGGTAATTGGGTTCAGCTTGGCGTTAATAGCGTTTATACCAGTACTTCAAGAAGTATAGCACGATTTGGACTTTTAATGCTTAACAAGGGAAAATGGGATAATACTCAAATTTTAAACGAAGCTTATTTTAATGAAGCAACAACAACTTCTCAAAACATTAATTTAGGATACGGGTATTTATGGTGGCTTAACGGAAAAACATCATATCATTTACCACAATCACAACTTACTTTTCAGGGAAGTATAATTCCGACTGCGCCAAATGACATGTTTATGGCATTGGGGAAAAATGATCAGAAAATCTATGTTGTTCCAAGTAAAAACATGGTCATTATCAGAATGGGAGATGCCGCTGACGATGTCAATCTTGCCTTATCAGATTTTGACAAAACGCTATGGACGAAAATAATTGCGTTGTATCAATAAAAAACTTTTCAGATATATTGAACATAAAAAAACTCATGTAATCAACGACTACATGAGTTTTTCTTTATATATTAAATAGAAAATATTTTCTTATTTAGTTCGCAATCTCTTTAACATTCCCATAAAAAAGAGAACCAATCCTACAATCAATAAGACATAATAAATAGACAAACTTTTGTCTTTTAATACATTTGCCAAAACAAAACATATAACGCTTGCAAAATAAAAACTAAGTGGCGTTATATTTTTTAAAGAAGAAAAACTCATTGAAATTATCTTAAAAGATTATTTGAAAAAACTATCCACAAACTCATACTTATTAAAGACTTGCAAATCTTCAATTCCTTCACCAATACCAATATACTTTACAGGAATTTGAAATTGATCTGAAATACCAATTACAACACCACCTTTTGCAGTTCCGTCTAGTTTGGTTACCGCAAGAGAAGTTACTTCAGTAGCAGCAGTAAATTGTTTTGCTTGTTCAAAAGCATTTTGACCAGTCGAACCATCCAAAACCAAAAGTACATCATGCGGAGCATCAGCAACCACTTTTTGCATTACGCGTTTTACTTTGGTAAGTTCGTTCATCAAATTGATTTTGTTATGCAAACGTCCGGCAGTATCTATAATTACTACATCTGCATTTTGAGCTACAGCAGATTGTAACGTATCAAAAGCTACAGAAGCAGGATCACTTCCCATATTTTGCCTTACGATTGGAACACCTACACGATCTGCCCAAACTTGCAATTGATCAATAGCAGCCGCACGAAAAGTATCCGCAGCTCCTAAAACCACATTATAACCCGCTTTCTTAAACTGATAAGCCAGTTTACCAATTGTAGTTGTTTTACCAACTCCATTGACACCAACTACCATTAAAACGTATGGTTTTTTATCTTTTGGAATTTCAAATTCTGTTGCTTCACCAGTGTTCGTTTCAGACAGTAAAGCTCCTATTTCTTCACGAAGGATTTGATTCAACTCCTCAGTTCCTAAATATTTGTCTTCAGCAACACGTTTTTCGATTCTTGAAATTACTTTCAGAGTTGTATTTACACCAACATCAGAAGCAACCAAGATTTCTTCCAGATCATCCAAAACATCGTCATCGACTTTAGACTTTCCAGCAACGGCTTTACTTAACTTTGAAAAAAAGGTAGTTTTTGATTTTTCAAGACCTTTGTCCAAAGTCTCTTTTTTATCAGTGGAGAATAATTTTTTTAAAAAACTCATTTTTTATAGATTGTTAGTTTTTTAGATTAATTCGATTTTCCAATCTATTTAATCTTGAATATCTAAAGAAACCCGAAATTACGCATGCTTCTTTAAATTTTAGACAAATATAAAAAATAAAAAAGCTACTTCCGAATGAAAGTAGCTTTTCTATATGATGTGATTGTAATTATTTCTTTTTCAAGAATTCATCAACTTCTTCAGGAGCCATAATAGATTCTACGAATGTATATGCACCAGTTTTAGGAGATTTCACCATTTTGATGGCTTTTGATAATCTCTTAGAAGATGTTTGTAACGATGCTACGGTTTTCTTTGCCATGATTCAAATGTTATTTGAAGTTTTATAAAACTCTAATGGCAAAACCACCGAGCACTATAAAATTCTAATTATTACTTAATTTCTTTGTGAACAGTTACGCGTTTCAAGATTGGATTAAATTTTTTAATCTCTAATCTATCCGGAGTATTTTTTTTGTTCTTAGTTGTAATATATCTAGAAGTTCCTGCTACACCAGAAGTCTTGTGCTCAGTACATTCTAAAATTACCTGGATTCTATTACCTTTCTTTGCCATCTTGCTATATATTTATTTAGGAAAAGATTATTTGATAAATCCTTCTGACTGCGCTTTTTTCAAAACAGCAGAAATTCCATTTTTATTAATTGTTTTTATCGTAGATGCTGCTACTCTAAGAGTAATCCATCTATCTTCTTCTGGAAGATAAAAACGCTTTTTAACTAAGTTTACAGAAAACTTTCTCTTAGTTTTGTTCATAGCGTGAGAAACGTTATTTCCTACCATCGCTCTTTTACCTGTAAGGTCACAAACTCTTGACATTATACTTATCTTTTATCGTTATTCAAAATCAGGGTGCAAAGAAAAGAAAAATAAACGATTGAAACAAAAAATTATCGCACAATTTTTAAAATTTCTTTCTGTAATATTTCTAAACTCTTAATCGTCGCTCTATTTATCACTTTTTCACGTGGTTGGCCAAAGTTAAATTCTTCTACAATTATGCCTGTTGGAGTAGCCAAAGCGATAAAAACAGCTCCAATTTCTGCATCCGAGTCTCCTTTTGTTGGTCCGGCGTTCCCAGTTGTCGCAATTGCATAGTCTGTTTTAAGTATCTCTTTAACATTCAAAGCCATAGCCGATGCAACCTCTGCGCTAACTACCGTAAATTGATCTACTAAATCCTGCGAGACACCGAGAACATTAACCTTCGCCTCTGTTGCGTAGGAAACAATACTGCCTTTAAAATAATTTGAAGCTCCAGGAATAGCTGACAAAAGCGAAGCAATTTTTCCTCCGGTAAAACTTTCGGCAGTCGAAATGGTTTTACCTTGTTTCGTTAAAATTTTTCCAACTACTGATTCTATCGTTTCATTTTCTTCATAACCAACTATAATATCATGAATTATAGCATCTAATGATTTTACATTTGATTCAATAGCTGCTTCTAATTCTTCTTTATTTGTTCCTCTGGCAGACAAACGCAAACGAACTCGTCCGGGATTTGGTAAATAAGCTAGCTTGATAAACTCAGGCAGATTATTTTCCCAATCTTCGATACGTTCTGCAACTAAACTCTCGCCCTGACCATAAGTCAAAATGGTTTTATGAATGATATACGGACGTTTATACTCTCGAACTATCTTAGGAATTATTTCTTCTTCAACCAGATATTTCATTTCATACGGAACTCCCGGAAGCGAAACAAACACAGTGTTTTCTTTCTTCATCCACATTCCTGGCGCCGTCCCCATTTTGTTGTGCAGAACGGTACATTTTGACGGAACTAAAGCCTGATCTTTATTTAATTGTGAAATTGGTCTTTTATAAAATCCTTCAATCAATTCTTTTACGTGAGCCAAAACTTCTGGATTAACAACTAATTCGTCGTCAAAATAATCACAGAAAGTTTTCTTGGTAACATCGTCTTTTGTTGGTCCTAAACCTCCGGTCACAATTACAACATCTACTTTGTTTTGTAACTGGGCAAATGTGTCTAAAATGTGTTTTTTATCGTCGCTTATCGAAATCATTTCATGGACTTCCACTCCGATTCGGTCTAGGGATTTTGCGATAAAACCGGAGTTTGTATCTACAATTTGACCTATTAATATTTCATCTCCAATAGTAATGATAGTTGCTTTCATATCTGTGGAATATTTTTACTTACAATTTTGTAAGTCATTATTATAAAGAAGGTTGTTGTCGCAACGATTTTGCGTGAGGGGTAGAAACGGCATCCTTTTGTGACAAACGAAAAGTGCTCGTTTTACAAAATTTTCCGGAACAAAAGATATAGTGTATAACCCGACTCTATTTTTGACCTGATTTTATGAATGACAAAAATAGAGTCACGCCCATATCTTACAAATCAAAGTCTTTTTTAATTTCTTTTATTGCCTCTTTTACCTGCAATTTAATGCTTTTAAAAGTTTCGACAATTTCTTTTTTCTTGCCTTCTGCTTTTGTCCAGGCTTCAACCTGAAGGATTTCCTCAAAAGCCACATTTAACCCCATTAAATCTAACGTAGGTTTTATTTTATGGGCATATGAGTAAGCATATTTATGATCCTTTTTCTTAATTCCTTCTTTGATTTGTTTTAAATCTTCGGGAACTTCGGTAACAAATAGTTTTAGAATTTCGTTTACAAATTCAGGATCGTTGTCTGAAAGCGCATATACTTTCGAAAGGTTGTACTTTAAAGCCATTATTTTACTTGTATTCTGAATAATTTTTTATCTTCTAAAAAGCCTTCTAAAACATCATTTGGTTTAACCGCAGCAACTCCTTCCGGCGTTCCTGTAAAAATAATATCTCCTATTTTTAATGTAAAATATTGAGATACGTAAGAAACCAGCTCATCAATTTTCCAAAGCATGAAGCTTGTATTTCCTTTTTGAACTGTTTTAGAATTGTTAGTCAACTCAAATGTAAGATTTTCCATAGAAACAAAATCGTTTTTTGGAACAAAATCTCCAATGACTGCAGAGCCATCAAACGCTTTTGCTTTCTCCCAAGGCAACCCTTTTTGTTTCAATTTATCTTGTAAATCTCTGGCTGTAAAATCAATACCTACACTTATTTCATCATAATACTTATGAGCAAATTTAGGTTCGATGTACTTCCCTACTTTGTTAATTTTAACAATTATCTCTATTTCGTGATGAATTTCTTCAGAAAATTCTGGAATTACAAACGGATGTTGCTTTAACAAAACTGCCGAATCCGGTTTCATAAAAACTACAGGTTCCGTTGGTCGCTCGTTTTTTAATTCCTCAATATGATTGGTATAATTTCTACCGATACAGATGATCTTCATTTCTTTTATAAGTTGCTAAGTTACTAAGCTACTAAGGTTCTAAGAAACTATGCAGAAAAACTTAGCATCTTAGAACCTTAGAGACTTAGAACCTTATTTAGTATTTAACTTTCTTAATTTTATTGCCGTCAAAACTTTCTTAGTGTACAAAGGAAAATCAGCGTTTTGAATCCAGCTGAAATATCCAGGCTCTGTTTCTAATACTTTGTCAACCTTTGCTCCTTTATGTTTTCCGAAAGTAAAAACTTCTTCATTGTCTGCATCAAAAGCAATCATTCCCGCAAAATCAGCTATTTTTTTACGAGTAGTAAATTCAGACAATGATTTCATATCGTTTTCCAAATCCGGATAACGATCTAATTGCGCTTTTAAGATTTCGTAAGTTGCCATTGTATCAGCTTCTGCCGAGTGAGCATTTTCAAGACTTTTTCCGCAATAAAATTTCAATGCAGCACTTAGTGTACGTTCTTCCATTTTATGAAAAATAGTCTGCACATCTACTGAAACTTTATTTTTCATATCAAAATCAACTCCGGCACGAAGCAATTCTTCTGCAAGCAACGGAATATCGAAACGATCTGAATTAAATCCACCTAAATCACTATCCTTAATCATATTATGAACTTGTGGCGCTAATTCTGCAAAAGTAGGTTCATTTGCTACTTTTTCATCTGTGATACCATGAACAGCGGTGGTTTGCGGCGGAATTGGAATCGTTGGATTCACCAACCAGGTTTTACTTTCTTTATTTCCGTTTGGAAAAACTTTGAATATCGAAATTTCTACTATTCGATCTTTACCGATATCAATTCCGGTTGTTTCAAGATCAAAAAAGCAAATTGGTTTGTTGAGTTTGAGTTCCATTTTTAATTTTTATAAGATTACAAATGTAATTTTTAAAGCCGAATTTTCCCTTTTATTCTTGATTTTTTTAAACAAAAATGGATTCGATTTCGATATTTTAACTTTTAAAATTACTCTTAAACTGAGCCCGCATTCATTTCTTAACCTTTTCTTACAAAACAAAAAACCCTGAAAATTATTAAAATTTTCAGGGTTTGAATTTATTTTTATTCTGATTTTAGAAATCTCTGTCTACATCAAAAGCTTCTAAATATTCGGCTACACGTTTTACAAAACTTCCACCTAATGCACCATCAACAACTCTATGATCGTAAGAATGCGATAAGAACATTTTTTGACGGATTCCTATAAAATCACCTTCCGTAGTTTCGATAACCGCAGGCACTTTACGAATCGCTCCAAGAGCAAGAATTCCAACTTGTGGCTGATTGATAATTGGCGTTCCAAAAACACTGCCAAAAGTCCCCACATTTGTCACCGTATAAGTTCCGCCTTGTGTATCGTCTGGTTTTAGTTTTCCGGCTTTTGCACGGTTTCCTAAATCATTAACCGCTTTTGCCATTCCAACAAGGTTTAACTGATCTGCATTTTTAATTACAGGAACAATTAAATTTCCGTTTGGTAAAGCCGCAGCCATTCCTAAATTTATATTTTTCTTTTTGATGATATAATCTCCATCAACAGAAATATTCATTCCCGGGAAATCTTTTAACGCTTTTGC
This genomic window from Flavobacterium sp. 9 contains:
- a CDS encoding fumarylacetoacetate hydrolase family protein, translated to MKIICIGRNYTNHIEELKNERPTEPVVFMKPDSAVLLKQHPFVIPEFSEEIHHEIEIIVKINKVGKYIEPKFAHKYYDEISVGIDFTARDLQDKLKQKGLPWEKAKAFDGSAVIGDFVPKNDFVSMENLTFELTNNSKTVQKGNTSFMLWKIDELVSYVSQYFTLKIGDIIFTGTPEGVAAVKPNDVLEGFLEDKKLFRIQVK
- a CDS encoding serine hydrolase, which encodes MTKTICIILTIFAFAGCSSDQTETTPTPTESMYFPPLTGNTWKTKSLTDLKWNQAAVQPLLDYLELKHSKSFIILVNGQIVMENYFNGHSATTNWYWASAGKTLTSTMTGIAQQENLLDINNKVSQYIGTGWTSETLAQENLITCKNLLTMTSGLDDSTDDVDPASLIYKADSGKRWAYHNVYVKLQDVVAKASGQTWSTYFNTKLRDKIGMDGNWVQLGVNSVYTSTSRSIARFGLLMLNKGKWDNTQILNEAYFNEATTTSQNINLGYGYLWWLNGKTSYHLPQSQLTFQGSIIPTAPNDMFMALGKNDQKIYVVPSKNMVIIRMGDAADDVNLALSDFDKTLWTKIIALYQ
- the ftsY gene encoding signal recognition particle-docking protein FtsY, whose protein sequence is MSFLKKLFSTDKKETLDKGLEKSKTTFFSKLSKAVAGKSKVDDDVLDDLEEILVASDVGVNTTLKVISRIEKRVAEDKYLGTEELNQILREEIGALLSETNTGEATEFEIPKDKKPYVLMVVGVNGVGKTTTIGKLAYQFKKAGYNVVLGAADTFRAAAIDQLQVWADRVGVPIVRQNMGSDPASVAFDTLQSAVAQNADVVIIDTAGRLHNKINLMNELTKVKRVMQKVVADAPHDVLLVLDGSTGQNAFEQAKQFTAATEVTSLAVTKLDGTAKGGVVIGISDQFQIPVKYIGIGEGIEDLQVFNKYEFVDSFFK
- a CDS encoding Hpt domain-containing protein, whose translation is MALKYNLSKVYALSDNDPEFVNEILKLFVTEVPEDLKQIKEGIKKKDHKYAYSYAHKIKPTLDLMGLNVAFEEILQVEAWTKAEGKKKEIVETFKSIKLQVKEAIKEIKKDFDL
- a CDS encoding 3'-5' exonuclease, producing the protein MELKLNKPICFFDLETTGIDIGKDRIVEISIFKVFPNGNKESKTWLVNPTIPIPPQTTAVHGITDEKVANEPTFAELAPQVHNMIKDSDLGGFNSDRFDIPLLAEELLRAGVDFDMKNKVSVDVQTIFHKMEERTLSAALKFYCGKSLENAHSAEADTMATYEILKAQLDRYPDLENDMKSLSEFTTRKKIADFAGMIAFDADNEEVFTFGKHKGAKVDKVLETEPGYFSWIQNADFPLYTKKVLTAIKLRKLNTK
- a CDS encoding CinA family nicotinamide mononucleotide deamidase-related protein, whose amino-acid sequence is MKATIITIGDEILIGQIVDTNSGFIAKSLDRIGVEVHEMISISDDKKHILDTFAQLQNKVDVVIVTGGLGPTKDDVTKKTFCDYFDDELVVNPEVLAHVKELIEGFYKRPISQLNKDQALVPSKCTVLHNKMGTAPGMWMKKENTVFVSLPGVPYEMKYLVEEEIIPKIVREYKRPYIIHKTILTYGQGESLVAERIEDWENNLPEFIKLAYLPNPGRVRLRLSARGTNKEELEAAIESNVKSLDAIIHDIIVGYEENETIESVVGKILTKQGKTISTAESFTGGKIASLLSAIPGASNYFKGSIVSYATEAKVNVLGVSQDLVDQFTVVSAEVASAMALNVKEILKTDYAIATTGNAGPTKGDSDAEIGAVFIALATPTGIIVEEFNFGQPREKVINRATIKSLEILQKEILKIVR
- the rpmB gene encoding 50S ribosomal protein L28 — encoded protein: MSRVCDLTGKRAMVGNNVSHAMNKTKRKFSVNLVKKRFYLPEEDRWITLRVAASTIKTINKNGISAVLKKAQSEGFIK
- a CDS encoding DUF721 domain-containing protein, translated to MAKRLNNQSTIGAVLQQIIQVNKLQPGMDQIDVKEAWRQLMGNGVNTYTKNVVLKGSTLYVELGSAVLREELSHGKSKIVKMINEELGRDVVKDVVLR
- a CDS encoding DUF4295 domain-containing protein, with translation MAKKTVASLQTSSKRLSKAIKMVKSPKTGAYTFVESIMAPEEVDEFLKKK
- the rpmG gene encoding 50S ribosomal protein L33, which encodes MAKKGNRIQVILECTEHKTSGVAGTSRYITTKNKKNTPDRLEIKKFNPILKRVTVHKEIK